The following proteins are co-located in the Sardina pilchardus chromosome 24, fSarPil1.1, whole genome shotgun sequence genome:
- the col8a2 gene encoding collagen alpha-2(VIII) chain: MLLVPVCVLLVLGGRALGGGYPPPQMPQMKYMQPMMKGPVGPPFREGKGQYLEFPPMMEVKGEPGPQGKPGPRGPTGPAGLPGKPGLGKPGLNGQTGPPGPPGFPGIGKPGMPGLPGKMGPKGMPGNNGELGPRGEPGLRGLPGQPGLPGPAGLSLNGKPGPPGGRGIPGSRGEPGLKGGRGIPGDRGLKGENGNGKPGPTGPRGPPGLQGLPGAPGAPGHGKPGLNGLPGPSGPKGDQGLPGDAGLPGEAGLPGLIGAPGPNGLGKPGIDGLPGMPGPSGPKGEPGMRGTPGFPGPPGYGKPGHSGPKGDKGHVGLPGPPGDQGVPGLDGQPGESGPNGLSGPPGVQGPMGLPGKPGMPGFKGELGPQGPPGLPGLRGDQGPPGLSGKSGLPGDKGLPGPNGAIGKPGPKGEGGHIGLPGNPGLTGGPGPKGENGFPGSTGPRGQSGIPGTQGPPGHMGQQGIPGPKGDLGPPGPSGLGKLGERGLPGPQGPSGKPGNSGLNGIPGPPGPPGPPGPPGVSNGQTTVAGMGNIGGGEVPDGKPAKPQLGGVVLSASMAPAFTAILSTPFPPSGMPIKFDRTLYNGQNAYNPATGMFTSPLAGVYYFAYHVHVKGTSLWVALYKNNVPATYTYDEYKKGYMDQASGSAVLELKENDQVWVQMPSDQANGLYSTEYIHSSFSGFLLCPT, encoded by the exons ATGCTGCTGGTCCCCGTCTGTGTGCTGTTGGTGCTGGGGGGTCGAGCTCTGGGCGGCGGCTACCCCCCTCCCCAGATGCCCCAGATGAAGTACATGCAGCCCATGATGAAAGGACCTGTGGGGCCCCCCTTCCGGGAGGGCAAGGGCCAGTACCTGG AGTTTCCACCAATGATGGAGGTGAAAGGGGAGCCGGGCCCTCAAGGGAAGCCTGGTCCAAGGGGACCAACAGGGCCTGCAGGACTACCAGGGAAACCAGGGCTGGGTAAACCGGGTCTGAATGGTCAAACTGGCCCCCCGGGGCCTCCAGGATTCCCTGGCATCGGGAAGCCAGGGATGCCAGGGTTGCCGGGCAAGATGGGCCCTAAGGGGATGCCTGGGAACAATGGCGAGCTAGGCCCACGTGGAGAGCCCGGTCTGAGGGGACTGCCGGGTCAGCCCGGCCTCCCAGGGCCAGCAGGCCTGTCCCTAAATGGGAAACCTGGACCCCCTGGAGGAAGAGGGATCCCAGGATCCAGAGGGGAGCCAGGCCTGAAAGGAGGCCGGGGAATCCCAGGAGACCGCGGACTGAAGGGGGAGAATGGTAACGGTAAGCCAGGTCCAACTGGTCCAAGGGGTCCTCCAGGCCTCCAAGGACTTCCTGGAGCCCCTGGAGCCCCTGGCCACGGAAAGCCAGGACTCAATGGATTGCCTGGTCCAAGCGGGCCAAAGGGTGATCAAGGGCTTCCTGGTGATGCTGGTCTGCCAGGAGAGGCTGGTCTCCCAGGGCTCATTGGGGCTCCAGGGCCGAATGGTTTAGGGAAGCCTGGTATTGACGGTTTGCCAGGGATGCCAGGACCGAGTGGGCCAAAGGGTGAGCCAGGAATGAGAGGCACTCCAGGGTTTCCAGGGCCACCTGGGTATGGTAAGCCTGGACACTCTGGGCCAAAGGGAGACAAGGGCCACGTTGGCTTACCAGGGCCCCCTGGTGACCAAGGGGTACCAGGGTTAGATGGCCAACCTGGAGAGAGCGGTCCAAACGGGCTTTCAGGACCTCCAGGAGTACAGGGCCCTATGGGTCTGCCAGGGAAGCCTGGCATGCCTGGTTTCAAAGGAGAGCTGGGTCCCCAGGGTCCTCCTGGCCTTCCTGGGCTCCGAGGAGATCAAGGTCCTCCTGGCTTGTCTGGAAAGTCAGGTCTCCCAGGTGATAAAGGTCTTCCCGGTCCTAACGGGGCCATTGGCAAACCAGGCCCCAAGGGCGAGGGAGGCCACATCGGATTGCCTGGAAATCCGGGACTGACTGGTGGACCAGGGCCGAAAGGCGAGAATGGATTCCCTGGAAGCACAGGTCCCCGAGGCCAGTCTGGTATTCCTGGCACCCAAGGTCCCCCTGGGCACATGGGTCAACAAGGAATTCCAGGACCCAAAGGAGATCTAGGGCCACCAGGGCCATCAGGATTGGGAAAACTAGGTGAAAGGGGTTTGCCTGGTCCCCAAGGCCCATCAGGAAAACCAGGAAATTCAGGACTTAACGGCATCCCCGGACCTCCAGGTCCACCTGGGCCACCTGGCCCTCCAGGTGTTTCAAACGGCCAGACAACAGTTGCTGGAATGGGGAACATTGGAGGTGGAGAGGTCCCAGATGGAAAACCTGCAAAGCCACAGCTAGGTGGCGTTGTGCTCTCAGCATCAATGGCTCCAGCGTTCACTGCTATTCTCAGCACGCCCTTTCCTCCCTCCGGCATGCCCATCAAGTTCGACCGAACCCTGTACAATGGGCAGAATGCTTACAATCCTGCCACTGGAATGTTCACCAGCCCCTTGGCAGGAGTTTACTACTTCGCCTATCATGTGCATGTAAAGGGAACCAGCCTCTGGGTGGCGCTGTACAAGAACAATGTGCCTGCCACGTACACCTACGACGAGTACAAGAAGGGTTACATGGACCAGGCTTCAGGCAGCGCAGTTCTGGAGCTCAAGGAGAACGACCAGGTGTGGGTCCAGATGCCGTCCGACCAGGCAAATGGTCTCTACTCCACGGAGTACATCCACTCGTCCTTCTCAGGGTTTCTGCTGTGCCCCACATAA